Proteins encoded in a region of the Frondihabitans sp. 762G35 genome:
- a CDS encoding flagellar biosynthesis protein FlhA, producing the protein MKNLPKLAVPVGVVGIVLLLVVPVPAMLLDALIICNILLALVILLTTMFVKKPMDFSVFPSLLLVATLFRLGLNVASTRLVLGQGFAGDVIQAFGHVAVSGSVIIGAVIFLILVVIQFVVVTKGAERVAEVGARFTLDAMPGKQMAIDADLNAGLITDEIAKQRRAEVAGEADFYGAMDGASKFVKGDAIAGILIIIINLIGGIATGMITGGLSIGDALSKYGILTIGDGLVTQIPALLMAVSTGMIVTRSNAESDLGSTAGQQLTQSRTAVMIAGVAAIGMAFIPGMPIVPFVVVGGLLLVIGQRIKAKAAAEVARAEQEARAVAQVVPTETTDDLLEQMRVHALEIMLAPDLVDMVSGASDDLLGRVRALRRKVAMELGVVVPPVRTRDNVELPPSTYAIRIAGVEAGRGMAPAGKVLALGDYLDALPGTTTIEPVFGLAGKWVPAEMRHSAEMTGATVIDRVSVLVTHLSSIISNNAARLLSREDVRVLVEGVKTVNAPAVDELIPGMLSMAELQRVLQGLLQEQIPINDLGRICEGLTLRAKISTEPEGLIEAARAALGPALAAQYLDGNTLRVIMIEPGLEQSLLEGLRPSEVGTQILLDAHRIETIVTSLKNQLAGVEAMGKSAVLVCAPALRPAIRRLVSAQTGGLPVLSYQEATVANVTIETVGVVRGVDSLAA; encoded by the coding sequence ATGAAGAACCTGCCCAAGCTCGCCGTCCCCGTCGGCGTCGTCGGCATCGTCCTGCTGCTCGTCGTGCCCGTGCCGGCGATGCTCCTCGACGCGCTCATCATCTGCAACATCCTGCTGGCGCTGGTCATCCTGCTCACGACGATGTTCGTCAAGAAGCCGATGGACTTCTCGGTCTTCCCCTCGCTCCTGCTCGTCGCGACGCTCTTCCGCCTCGGCCTCAACGTCGCCTCGACCCGCCTCGTGCTCGGCCAGGGCTTCGCCGGCGACGTCATCCAGGCCTTCGGCCACGTCGCCGTCTCCGGATCGGTCATCATCGGCGCGGTGATCTTCCTCATCCTCGTCGTCATCCAGTTCGTCGTCGTGACGAAGGGCGCCGAGCGCGTCGCGGAAGTGGGCGCGCGCTTCACCCTCGACGCGATGCCCGGCAAGCAGATGGCGATCGACGCCGACCTCAACGCGGGCCTCATCACCGACGAGATCGCCAAGCAGCGCCGCGCCGAGGTCGCCGGTGAGGCCGACTTCTACGGCGCCATGGACGGTGCGTCGAAGTTCGTGAAGGGCGACGCGATCGCGGGCATCCTGATCATCATCATCAACCTCATCGGCGGCATCGCGACCGGCATGATCACGGGCGGCCTCAGCATCGGCGACGCGCTCAGCAAGTACGGCATCTTGACGATCGGCGACGGCCTCGTCACCCAGATCCCGGCCCTGCTGATGGCCGTCTCCACCGGCATGATCGTGACCCGCTCGAACGCGGAGTCCGACCTCGGCTCGACGGCGGGGCAGCAGCTCACGCAGTCCCGCACCGCCGTCATGATCGCCGGGGTCGCCGCCATCGGCATGGCGTTCATCCCCGGGATGCCCATCGTCCCGTTCGTCGTCGTCGGCGGGCTCCTGCTCGTGATCGGCCAGCGCATCAAGGCCAAGGCGGCCGCCGAGGTGGCGAGGGCCGAGCAGGAGGCGCGCGCCGTGGCGCAGGTCGTGCCGACGGAGACGACCGACGACCTGCTCGAGCAGATGCGCGTCCACGCGCTCGAGATCATGCTCGCCCCCGACCTCGTCGACATGGTCTCCGGCGCCTCCGACGACCTCCTCGGGCGGGTCCGCGCGCTGCGCCGCAAGGTCGCCATGGAGCTGGGCGTCGTGGTGCCGCCGGTCCGGACCCGCGACAACGTCGAACTGCCGCCGTCGACCTACGCGATCCGCATCGCCGGCGTCGAGGCCGGCCGCGGCATGGCCCCGGCCGGGAAGGTCCTCGCCCTCGGCGACTACCTCGACGCGCTCCCCGGCACGACGACGATCGAGCCGGTCTTCGGCCTCGCCGGCAAGTGGGTCCCCGCCGAGATGCGCCACTCCGCCGAGATGACAGGCGCGACCGTCATCGACCGGGTCTCCGTGCTCGTGACGCACCTCTCCTCGATCATCTCGAACAACGCCGCCCGCCTCCTCAGCCGCGAGGACGTCCGGGTCCTCGTCGAGGGCGTCAAGACCGTCAACGCGCCGGCCGTCGACGAGCTGATCCCGGGGATGCTCAGCATGGCCGAGCTGCAGCGCGTCCTCCAGGGACTCCTCCAGGAGCAGATCCCGATCAACGACCTCGGCCGCATCTGCGAGGGCCTGACGCTCCGTGCCAAGATCTCGACCGAGCCGGAGGGCCTCATCGAGGCCGCCCGCGCGGCCCTCGGCCCCGCGCTCGCCGCGCAGTACCTCGACGGGAACACCCTCCGCGTCATCATGATCGAGCCGGGACTCGAGCAGTCGCTCCTCGAGGGCCTGCGTCCCTCGGAGGTGGGCACGCAGATCCTGCTCGACGCCCACCGCATCGAGACCATCGTGACGTCGCTGAAGAACCAGCTCGCCGGGGTCGAGGCGATGGGAAAGAGCGCCGTGCTCGTCTGCGCACCCGCCCTGCGACCTGCGATCCGCCGCCTCGTCTCCGCCCAGACCGGCGGCCTCCCCGTGCTCTCGTACCAGGAGGCGACCGTGGCCAACGTCACGATCGAGACGGTCGGGGTGGTGCGCGGTGTCGACTCGCTCGCGGCCTGA
- a CDS encoding SDR family NAD(P)-dependent oxidoreductase: protein MTTTALITGASTGIGAEFARRLAEDGLDLVLVARSENKLEELAASIRRATRSTVTVLVRDLGRPDAAEELVAECATRGLEIDFLLNNAGFGTHGLVAEADPAKLAAEIQLNCVALTELSTRFLPAMISRGRGTIVNVASNGAFQPLPQMAVYGATKAYVLSFTEALWQETRRTGVRVLALCPGPTDTAFFDIAGEDFASSKRTTAQLVTTTKRALAKGRPSVVDGASNALVARLGTRLLPKRVILWGAEKTVSAR from the coding sequence ATGACGACCACCGCTCTCATCACCGGCGCCTCCACGGGGATCGGCGCCGAGTTCGCCCGACGTCTCGCCGAGGACGGCCTCGACCTCGTCCTCGTCGCCCGCAGCGAGAACAAGCTCGAGGAGCTCGCCGCCTCGATCCGCCGGGCCACGCGCTCCACGGTGACCGTGCTGGTGCGAGACCTCGGGCGTCCCGACGCCGCCGAGGAGCTCGTCGCCGAATGCGCCACGAGGGGCCTCGAGATCGACTTCCTTCTCAACAACGCCGGGTTCGGCACCCACGGACTCGTGGCCGAGGCCGACCCGGCGAAGTTGGCCGCCGAGATCCAGCTCAACTGCGTCGCCCTCACCGAGCTGTCGACGCGCTTCCTCCCCGCGATGATCTCGCGCGGTCGCGGCACGATCGTCAACGTCGCGAGCAACGGCGCGTTCCAGCCGCTCCCGCAGATGGCCGTGTACGGGGCGACGAAGGCGTACGTCCTGTCGTTCACGGAGGCCCTCTGGCAGGAGACGCGGCGCACGGGCGTCCGCGTCCTCGCCCTGTGCCCCGGCCCCACCGACACCGCGTTCTTCGACATCGCGGGGGAGGACTTCGCCTCCTCGAAGCGCACCACGGCCCAGCTCGTGACGACGACGAAGCGCGCCCTGGCCAAGGGCCGCCCGAGCGTCGTCGACGGAGCGTCGAACGCGCTCGTCGCCCGGCTGGGGACACGGCTCCTGCCGAAGCGCGTCATCCTCTGGGGGGCCGAGAAGACCGTCTCGGCGCGCTGA
- a CDS encoding carbon storage regulator: protein MLVLTRKVGERILIGDDIVLTILDSRGDGIRVGIDAPRGIKVQREEVVRAVIEANAEAEAAAAGDDAEARIRDLLSTPEPATPAAPERARPDGARPDGAADKA, encoded by the coding sequence ATGCTGGTGCTTACGCGCAAGGTCGGGGAGAGGATCCTCATCGGTGACGACATCGTCCTCACCATCCTCGACTCCCGCGGCGACGGGATCCGCGTCGGCATCGACGCCCCGCGCGGCATCAAGGTCCAGCGCGAAGAGGTCGTGCGCGCCGTCATCGAGGCCAACGCCGAGGCCGAGGCCGCGGCGGCCGGAGACGACGCCGAGGCGCGGATCCGCGACCTGCTGTCGACGCCCGAGCCCGCGACTCCTGCGGCCCCCGAGCGCGCTCGGCCCGACGGCGCCCGGCCCGACGGCGCTGCCGACAAGGCCTAG
- a CDS encoding LysE/ArgO family amino acid transporter has translation MATTLLPALFGFLTGLSLIVAIGAQNAFVLRLGIEGRNRVIAPVVAICALSDGLLILLGVLGIGAVVEAAPVALVVVRIVGAGFLLVYGLFAARRAIRPGVLVATESERRTGLRVAVTTALALTWLNPHVYLDTVLFLGSVANQQGAGERWWWTGGAFLASCVWFASLGFGARLLRPVFARPSAWRVLDALIAVVMIALGVRLALGL, from the coding sequence GTGGCCACGACGCTCCTGCCCGCCCTCTTCGGGTTCCTCACCGGCCTCTCGCTGATCGTCGCGATCGGCGCGCAGAACGCCTTCGTGCTGCGCCTCGGGATCGAGGGCCGCAACCGCGTGATCGCGCCCGTCGTCGCCATCTGCGCGCTCTCCGACGGACTCCTCATCCTGCTGGGCGTGCTCGGTATCGGTGCCGTGGTCGAGGCGGCGCCGGTCGCGCTCGTCGTGGTCCGCATCGTCGGCGCGGGCTTCCTCCTCGTCTACGGGCTGTTCGCCGCGCGGCGCGCGATCCGGCCCGGGGTCCTCGTCGCGACGGAGTCGGAGCGCCGCACCGGCCTGCGCGTCGCCGTCACGACGGCTCTCGCCCTCACCTGGCTCAACCCGCACGTCTACCTCGACACGGTGCTCTTCCTCGGCTCCGTCGCGAACCAGCAGGGCGCCGGAGAGCGCTGGTGGTGGACAGGAGGCGCGTTCCTGGCGAGCTGCGTCTGGTTCGCGTCGCTCGGGTTCGGTGCGCGCCTGCTCCGGCCGGTCTTCGCCCGCCCTTCGGCCTGGCGCGTGCTCGACGCGCTGATCGCCGTCGTGATGATCGCCCTGGGCGTGCGCCTAGCCCTGGGCCTCTGA
- a CDS encoding spermidine synthase gives MSDDTVPEITIGAGQARIDVDRYSPGSFTLVVDGTPQSHVDLEDPTHLAFEYIRRIGHAIDLLPAGPITALHLGAGALTLPRYVEATRSGSRQQVIELEQDLVDLVRRELPLPRGASIRIRYGDAREVMLKLPKGLHGTVDLLVVDVFGGSQIPAHVTSLEFYTAAAVFLSPGGILVVNSADGAGLAFARGQASTVGAVFEHVAAVADPATLKGRRFGNVVLVASHRPLPTDVMPRVYSSDPLPAKVVSGRELRDFTAGAPIVTDATAVPSPEPSRSVFGSGR, from the coding sequence ATGAGCGACGACACCGTGCCCGAGATCACGATCGGCGCCGGCCAGGCCCGCATCGACGTCGACCGCTACAGCCCCGGATCGTTCACCCTCGTCGTCGACGGCACCCCGCAGTCGCACGTCGACCTGGAGGACCCGACGCACCTGGCGTTCGAGTACATCCGCCGGATCGGCCACGCCATCGACCTCCTGCCCGCGGGCCCGATCACGGCCCTCCACCTCGGCGCGGGCGCCCTCACGCTCCCCCGCTACGTCGAGGCGACGCGGTCGGGCTCCCGGCAGCAGGTGATCGAGCTCGAGCAGGACCTCGTCGATCTGGTCCGCCGCGAGCTCCCGCTGCCGCGCGGCGCCTCGATCCGCATCCGCTACGGCGATGCCCGCGAGGTGATGCTGAAGCTGCCGAAGGGGCTGCACGGCACGGTCGACCTCCTCGTCGTCGACGTGTTCGGCGGGTCGCAGATCCCCGCGCACGTGACGTCGCTCGAGTTCTACACGGCCGCGGCCGTGTTCCTGTCGCCGGGCGGGATCCTCGTGGTCAACTCGGCCGACGGCGCGGGTCTCGCGTTCGCCCGGGGCCAGGCCTCCACGGTGGGAGCCGTCTTCGAGCACGTGGCCGCTGTCGCGGATCCTGCGACCCTGAAGGGGCGTCGATTCGGCAACGTCGTGCTCGTCGCGTCGCACCGGCCGCTGCCCACGGACGTCATGCCGCGCGTCTACTCGTCCGACCCGCTTCCCGCGAAGGTGGTGTCGGGGCGGGAACTGCGCGACTTCACCGCGGGCGCGCCCATCGTGACCGACGCGACGGCCGTCCCGTCGCCGGAGCCGTCGCGCAGCGTGTTCGGGAGCGGCCGCTAG